Proteins encoded by one window of Tunturibacter psychrotolerans:
- a CDS encoding tachylectin-related carbohydrate-binding protein: protein MSRTDIQPPDVIPPDWSDQIMQRLFYDPPTNSTTGAPIAGVDRSVRAYFHTVSSGLADFDVIVLPAQTIAGQNVLPDALEATMGAQLRSEGFVGAAIVMLGGPGGGSTAQLSNFAWSRFCMSDNLGNWVGELLHQTNLCDLPDLFDFAGDYPSGDNMGPFDQEAGYEATHISAWTKRAVGWLDPSTVAMHPGGVATYTLQSASLIQPPPSGRVAAIQIGAAVPYLMVEARLRADQFDINIPNEGAIVYRVQTSDPLGNAQNNAAPLALLTKTALPAGQSFTTDGVTINVGGAVLGGAFSVQVETIASGQLLSYGDAGTAGNVSDPVVVGFGGWLAFQFLFAGKDVSGNNRIYAVNQSGQLLSYGDAGTLGNVSDPAIVGFGGWQAFQFLFAGKDVRGNNRIYAVNQSGQLLSYGDAGTPGNVSDPVIVGLGGWQGFKFLFAGANVSGENRIYAVNQAGQLLSYGDAGTPGNVSDPMIVGLGGWQDFQFLFAGKDVSGNNRIYAVNQSGQLLSYGDAGTPGNVSAPVIVGFGGWQAFKFLFAGANLSGGNRIYAVVS from the coding sequence TTGTCTCGGACAGACATTCAGCCTCCGGACGTCATACCGCCCGACTGGTCCGATCAGATCATGCAACGGCTGTTTTACGACCCGCCGACAAACTCGACAACCGGCGCACCGATCGCCGGCGTCGACCGGTCCGTCCGCGCCTACTTCCACACCGTATCTTCCGGACTGGCGGATTTCGACGTCATCGTGCTCCCTGCGCAAACCATCGCGGGACAGAACGTTCTACCCGACGCTCTTGAAGCGACGATGGGCGCCCAACTGAGATCCGAGGGCTTTGTCGGCGCGGCGATCGTGATGCTGGGTGGGCCGGGCGGCGGTTCGACCGCTCAGCTTTCGAACTTTGCCTGGTCTCGTTTTTGCATGTCGGATAATCTCGGCAACTGGGTGGGTGAACTCCTGCACCAGACGAACCTGTGCGATCTTCCCGACCTGTTCGATTTTGCCGGAGACTATCCGTCCGGCGATAACATGGGTCCCTTTGACCAGGAGGCTGGCTATGAAGCCACCCACATCTCGGCATGGACGAAACGCGCTGTGGGATGGCTGGACCCTTCGACTGTTGCGATGCACCCCGGCGGAGTTGCTACCTATACGCTGCAGTCGGCCAGCCTTATCCAACCGCCCCCTTCCGGGAGAGTAGCCGCTATCCAGATCGGCGCTGCGGTGCCTTACCTAATGGTTGAAGCACGCCTGCGGGCCGACCAGTTCGACATCAACATTCCCAACGAAGGCGCTATCGTCTACCGCGTCCAGACATCAGACCCGCTGGGGAATGCGCAGAACAACGCCGCGCCTCTTGCCCTGCTCACGAAAACCGCTCTCCCCGCAGGACAGTCATTCACGACAGACGGCGTTACGATCAATGTTGGCGGCGCCGTGCTGGGGGGTGCCTTCTCCGTCCAGGTCGAGACCATCGCGAGTGGGCAGTTGCTGTCCTACGGGGATGCCGGCACTGCGGGGAATGTTTCCGACCCGGTGGTCGTCGGCTTCGGCGGATGGCTGGCCTTTCAGTTTCTCTTCGCCGGCAAAGATGTGTCAGGCAACAACCGCATCTATGCGGTCAACCAGAGCGGGCAGTTGCTGTCCTACGGGGATGCCGGAACCCTGGGGAATGTTTCGGATCCGGCGATCGTCGGATTCGGCGGATGGCAGGCTTTCCAGTTCCTCTTCGCGGGCAAAGATGTGCGAGGCAACAATCGCATCTATGCGGTCAACCAGAGCGGGCAGCTGCTGTCCTACGGGGATGCCGGAACTCCAGGGAATGTCTCGGACCCGGTGATCGTCGGCCTCGGTGGATGGCAGGGCTTCAAGTTTCTCTTCGCTGGCGCGAATGTGTCCGGCGAAAACCGGATCTACGCGGTCAACCAAGCCGGGCAGTTGCTGTCCTACGGGGATGCCGGAACTCCGGGGAATGTTTCGGATCCGATGATCGTAGGCCTCGGTGGATGGCAGGACTTTCAGTTTCTGTTCGCCGGCAAAGATGTGTCCGGTAACAACCGCATTTATGCGGTCAACCAGAGCGGACAGTTACTGTCTTACGGTGACGCCGGAACTCCGGGGAATGTTTCGGCTCCGGTGATCGTCGGCTTTGGTGGATGGCAGGCTTTCAAGTTTCTCTTCGCTGGCGCTAATCTGTCCGGCGGTAACCGCATCTACGCTGTGGTTTCCTAG
- a CDS encoding twin-arginine translocation signal domain-containing protein: MNAKTELIPTDSPASTENTFDPIAHVSRRAFMTTAALAGAGVATLTATAQTREELLAGRQGD, encoded by the coding sequence ATGAACGCAAAGACCGAACTGATTCCAACCGATTCGCCCGCCTCGACTGAGAACACCTTCGACCCCATTGCACACGTATCGCGTCGTGCCTTTATGACAACGGCGGCTTTAGCGGGAGCAGGAGTGGCGACACTGACTGCTACAGCGCAGACGCGTGAGGAACTACTAGCAGGGCGTCAGGGCGATTAG